A genome region from Salvia splendens isolate huo1 chromosome 19, SspV2, whole genome shotgun sequence includes the following:
- the LOC121778459 gene encoding multiple organellar RNA editing factor 8, chloroplastic/mitochondrial-like translates to MAFHPLRLRRALALSSSLLGQSSHGYKPQPFSFISAPRLPPSTPPAPPSMRRPFTSSTTLFRRAFNPETDEIGPDTILFEGCDYNHWLITVDFPRDSNTPREQMIETYINIAAQVFGSVEEAKKKIYALSTTTYQGFQVECSEETSEKFKSIPQVVFVLPDSYIDPVNKEYGGDKYVNGEIFPRPPPVHYGRRSNRDRRPREQNYGPPQQQNYGPREQNYGPPPQQNFGPPTQQNFGPPPQQNYGLPPRQNVRPPPQQNFGAPPQQNFGAPPQQNFGAPPQQNFGAPPKQNFGAPPQQNFGAPPQQNFGAPPQQNFGAPPQQNFGAPPQQNFGAPPQQNFRAPPQQNYGAPPYQNNASPQQQSYGPPQPSHTLQPHHSYGSPSQQSYMPNRREGYANPPNYAQEQGRHQSYSQPGQRGFTQDADYGSSQDGAFGQVSGGYRNFSSSQNN, encoded by the exons atGGCGTTTCACCCTCTTCGCCTCCGCCGCGCTCTTGCCCTATCATCTTCTCTGCTAGGCCAATCCTCCCATGGCTACAAGCCGCAACCGTTTTCCTTCATCTCCGCCCCTCGGCTTCCTCCATCCACCCCCCCGGCTCCGCCGTCGATGCGCCGCCCCttcacttcctccaccactttaTTCCGCAGGGCATTCAATCCGGAGACAGATGAAATCGGGCCCGACACTATCCTCTTCGAAGGATGCGATTACAACCACTGGCTGATCACCGTCGATTTCCCCAGGGATTCCAATACTCCGCGCGAACAGATGATCGAAACCTATATCAATATCGCTGCACAAGTCTTCGGCAG TGTTGAAGAGGCGAAGAAGAAAATATATGCACTGAGTACAACAACATATCAAGGTTTCCAGGTCGAGTGTTCGGAGGAGACATCTGAAAAGTTTAAAA GTATTCCGCAAGTGGTATTTGTATTGCCAGATTCCTACATTGATCCAGTAAATAAGGAATACGGAG GCGACAAATATGTCAATGGAGAGATTTTTCCACGACCACCCCCAGTGCATTATGGGAGAAGAAGCAACAGGGATAGGCGTCCAAGAGAGCAGAACTATGGGCCGCCGCAGCAGCAGAACTACGGCCCAAGAGAGCAGAACTATGGGCCACCACCACAGCAGAACTTTGGGCCGCCAACACAGCAGAACTTTGGGCCACCACCGCAGCAGAACTACGGGCTACCACCACGACAGAACGTCAGGCCACCACCCCAACAGAACTTCGGGGCACCACCCCAACAGAACTTCGGAGCACCACCCCAGCAGAACTTCGGTGCACCACCCCAGCAGAACTTCGGTGCACCACCCAAACAGAACTTTGGAGCCCCTCCTCAGCAGAACTTTGGTGCACCACCTCAGCAGAACTTTGGGGCACCACCTCAGCAGAACTTCGGAGCACCACCTCAGCAGAACTTTGGTGCACCACCCCAGCAGAACTTTGGGGCACCACCTCAGCAGAACTTCAGAGCACCACCTCAGCAGAACTATGGGGCACCACCATATCAAAACAATGCATCACCTCAGCAGCAGAGTTACGGACCACCACAGCCCAGTCATACACTACAGCCACATCACAGCTACGGATCTCCATCACAGCAGAGCTATATGCCAAACCGACGTGAAGGTTATGCAAACCCACCTAATTATGCACAGGAACAGGGAAGACACCAGAGCTATTCACAACCTGGACAAAGGGGCTTTACCCAAGATGCTGACTACGGCTCTTCACAAGACGGAGCTTTTGGACAAGTATCTGGGGGATATAGAAACTTTTCATCATCACAAAATAATTGA
- the LOC121779762 gene encoding oxysterol-binding protein-related protein 1C-like has protein sequence MSNSAMHPCCCVSSMAISSSSMPAAAQLPTDPLARIQNLVAVSRASSARESAADHGGGGGALSLSNSSSNRHSNYSHGHSHAHPSRELKINDIVGDGVSGILYKWVNYGRGWRPRWFVLQDGVLSYYKIHGPDKIVVNQETERGSRVIGEESLRLVMSQNHHNRNGTAASPEKSRIPFGEVHLKVSSVRESRSDDRRFSIFTGTKRLHLRAESREDRLSWMEVLQTMKDMFPRMSNSELMAPVDNLAVSTEKLRRRLLEEGVSEAAIQDSEQIMKNEFSSLQNQLMLLKQKHWFLMDTLRQLETEKVDLENTVVDESQRQLNEVGASSRSRQDKYSETASESEYENERAGAADEETDEEDNTFFDTKDFLSSSSFKSNGSDFRTSSFSSDDDLNTFESEDGIDHDIKSAGRNFPHLKRRKKLPDPAEKEKGVSLWSMIKDNIGKDLTKVCLPVYFNEPLSSLQKCFEDVEYSYLLDRAYEWGRKGNSLMRILNVAAFAVSGYASTEGRNCKPFNPLLGETYEADYPDKGVRFFSEKVSHHPTIVACHCDGTGWKFYGDSNLKSKFWGRSIQLDPVGILTVEFDDGEVFQWSKVTTSIYNLILGKLYCDHYGTMRIQGNHNYSCKLKFKEQSIIDRNPHQVQGVVQDKSGKTLATLFGKWDESMHYVDGDLSKGKGQESLSKARLLWKRSKPPEFPTRYNLTRFAITMNELTPGLKEKLPPTDSRLRPDQRHLENGEYEKANVEKLRLEQQQRQARSMQEKGWKPRWFVKEKGSETYRYIGGYWEAREQGNWEGCHDVFGNTHSNHTIV, from the exons ATGTCGAATTCCGCAATGCATCCTTGCTGCTGCGTCTCATCAATGGCGATCAGCAGCTCCTCCATGCCTGCCGCCGCGCAATTGCCCACCGATCCGCTCGCCAGAATTCAGAATTTGGTGGCGGTGTCTAGGGCTTCGTCGGCGCGTGAATCCGCCGCCGATcacggcggcggtggcggagcTCTGAGCTTGAGCAATTCGAGCAGCAATCGTCACAGTAATTATAGCCATGGCCATAGCCATGCTCATCCCAGCCGTGAATTGAAGATTAACGATATAGTTGGGGATGGGGTTTCGGGGATTCTGTACAAGTGGGTGAATTACGGGAGGGGATGGCGGCCGCGGTGGTTCGTGTTACAGGATGGGGTGCTGAGTTATTATAAGATCCATGGGCCGGATAAGATTGTGGTGAATCAGGAGACGGAGAGGGGATCGCGGGTGATTGGGGAGGAATCGCTGCGGCTGGTTATGAGCCAGAATCATCATAATCGGAATGGAACTGCTGCTTCGCCGGAGAAGAGCCGGATTCCATTTGGTGAAGTTCATTTAAAG GTCTCGTCAGTTCGGGAGAGCCGATCAGATGATAGGAGATTCTCTATTTTTACGGGTACGAAGAGGCTCCATCTAAGGGCTGAGAGCAGAGAGGATAGATTGTCATGGATGGAGGTACTGCAGACTATGAAGGACATGTTTCCAAGGATGTCCAACAGTGAGTTAATGGCTCCCGTGGACAACCTAGCTGTATCGACGGAAAAGCTGAGACGAAGGTTGTTGGAAGAGGGGGTGAGCGAGGCTGCAATTCAGGACAGTGAGCAGATCATGAAGAATGAGTTCTCTTCACTGCAGAATCAGCTGATGCTCTTGAAACAGAAGCATTGGTTTCTCATGGACACATTGCGGCAGTTAGAG ACAGAAAAAGTGGATCTGGAGAATACAGTTGTCGATGAGAGTCAGAGACAGTTAAATGAAGTTGGAGCATCCTCTAGATCAAGGCAAGATAAGTATAGTG AAACTGCCAGTGAGTCTGAATATGAAAATGAAAGAGCCGGTGCAGCTGACGAAGAAACAGATGAAGAAGATAACACTTTCTTTGATACCAAAGATTTTCTTTCTTCTAGCTCTTTTAAGAGTAACGGGTCTGACTTTAGGACATCATCATTTTCATCCGATGATGATCTTAATACTTTTGAATCTGAGGATGGTATTGATCATGACATTAAATCTGCCGGAAGAAACTTTCCTCATCTTAAGCGTAGGAAAAAATTGCCTGATCCTGCTGAGAAGGAGAAAGGAGTGAGTTTATGGTCAATGATCAAAGACAACATTGGGAAGGATCTTACGAAAGTTTGTCTACCTGTCTACTTCAATGAACCTCTCTCTTCTCTGCAGAAATGTTTTGAAGATGTAGAATATTCATATCTTCTTGATCGAGCTTATGAATGGGGAAGGAAG GGCAACAGCCTTATGAGGATTCTAAATGTAGCTGCATTTGCAGTATCTGGCTATGCTTCTACAGAAGGAAGAAATTGTAAACCTTTTAATCCATTGTTGGGAGAGACTTATGAAGCTGATTATCCAGATAAAGGCGTGCGATTTTTCTCAGAGAAG GTGAGTCATCACCCCACGATTGTAGCATGTCATTGTGATGGGACAGGCTGGAAATTTTATGGAGATAGTAATCTGAAAAGCAAATTCTGGGGTCGGTCCATTCAGCTTGATCCTGTGGGCATTCTGACTGTTGAATTTGATGATGGTGAAGTATTTCAATGGAGTAAG GTAACAACATCTATATATAATCTCATTTTGGGAAAACTATATTGTGACCACTATGGTACTATGCGGATACAAGGAAACCACAACTACTCTTGTAAGCTGAAATTCAAGGAGCAGTCTATCATAGACCGGAATCCTCATCAG GTGCAAGGAGTTGTACAAGATAAGAGTGGAAAGACGCTAGCAACACTGTTTGGGAAATGGGATGAAAGCATGCACTATGTTGATGGAGATCTCTCCAAAGGAAAAGGTCAGGAATCTCTGTCTAAAGCTCGATTACTATGGAAGCGCAGCAAGCCTCCGGAGTTCCCGACACGCTACAACCTGACTCGCTTTGCCATCACAATGAATGAGCTTACTCCAGGATTAAAG gagaagctaccccCAACTGATTCAAGATTGAGACCTGACCAGAGGCACTTGGAAAATGGGGAGTACGAAAAGGCCAATGTTGAAAAATTGCGGCTAGAACAACAACAACGGCAG GCGAGGTCGATGCAAGAGAAAGGGTGGAAGCCACGTTGGTTCGTGAAAGAGAAAGGATCGGAGACATACCGTTACATTGGTGGATATTGGGAAGCTAGGGAACAGGGCAACTGGGAAGGATGCCATGATGTTTTTGGTAATACACATTCTAATCATACTATAGTCTGA